Proteins from a genomic interval of Quercus robur chromosome 9, dhQueRobu3.1, whole genome shotgun sequence:
- the LOC126701266 gene encoding glutamate synthase [NADH], amyloplastic isoform X1, with translation MLASSGSIFHLRTGSSSPQLSLNKSSNQPKPKLNAAPITRFSARCSAAAAAKKSSSVNVLDKKFLGTRLRASGPGRLHFWQSDGPGQSPKLRVGKVRSALSLVPEKPLGLYDPSFDKDSCGVGFVAELSGESSRKTVTDALEMLVRMAHRGACGCEANTGDGAGILVALPHQFYKEAAKDLGFELPSPGEYAVGMFFLPSSDTRRDESKNVFTKVAESLGHTVLGWRRVPTDNTDLGQSALQTEPVVEQVFLTPAPESQVDLEQQMYILRRVSMIALRAALNLEYGGAKDFYICSLSSRTVVYKGQLKPIQLKDYYYADIGNERFTSYMALIHSRFSTNTFPSWDRAQPMRVLGHNGEINTLRGNVNWMKAREGLLKCKELGLSTNELKMLLPIVDASSSDSGAFDGVLEFLVRAGRSLPEAIMMMIPEAWQNDKNMDSDRKALYEYFSALMEPWDGPALISFTDGRYLGATLDRNGLRPGRFYVTHSGRVIMASEVGVVDIPPEDVSRKGRLNPGMMLLVDFEKHIVVDDDALKQQYSLARPYGEWLKRQKIELKDIVDSVHESERALPLIAGVIPASSNDGNMENMGIHGLLAPLKAFGYTVEALEMLLLPMAKDGVEALGSMGNDTPLAVMSNREKLTFEYFKQMFAQVTNPPIDPIREKIVTSMECMVGPEGDLTETTEEQCHRLSLKGPLLSIEETEAIKKMNYRGWQSKVLDITYSKDRGSKGLEETLDRICAEAHDAIKEGYTLLVLSDRAFSPKRVAVSSLLAVGAVHQHLVKKLERTQVGLIVETAEPREVHHFCTLVGFGADGICPYLAIEAVWRLQVDGKIPPKASGEFHSKEELVKRYFKASNYGMMKVLAKMGISTLASYKGAQIFEALGLSSEVIERCFAGTPSRVEGATFEMLARDALHLHELAFPSRAFPPGSAEAVALPNPGNYHWRKGGELHLNDPLAIAKLQEAARTNSVAAYKEYSKLIHELNKGCNLRGLLKFKEAKEKVPLDEVEPASEIVKRFCTGAMSYGSISLEAHTTLAIAMNKIGGKSNTGEGGEQPSRMEPLADGSRNPKRSAIKQVASGRFGVSSYYLTNADELQIKMAQGAKPGEGGELPGHKVVGEIAVTRNSTAGVGLISPPPHHDIYSIEDLAQLIHDLKNSNPAARISVKLVSEVGVGVVASGVVKGHADHVLISGHDGGTGASRWTGIKNAGLPWELGLAETHQTLVANDLRGRTVLQTDGQLKTGRDVAIAALLGAEEFGFSTAPLITLGCIMMRKCHKNTCPVGIATQDPVLREKFAGEPEHVINFFFMVAEEMREIMSQLGLRTVREMVGRSDMLEVDKQVTKNNEKLDNIDLSLVLRPAAELRPEAAQYCVQKQDHGLDMALDQELISLSTAALEKSLPVYIETPIYNVNRAVGTMLSHEVTKRYQMAGLPADTIHIKFTGSAGQSLGAFLCPGITLELEGDSNDYVGKGLSGGKIVVYPPRESKFDPKENIVIGNVALYGATSGEAYFNGMAAERFCVRNSGAKAVVEGVGDHGCEYMTGGNVVVLGKTGRNFAAGMSGGIAYVLDVDGKFQSRCNTELVDLDKVEQEEDIMTLRMMIQQHQRHTNSQLAKEILVNFENLLPKFIKVFPREYKRVLANMKAEEASKEAVEHASEEADEQDEGELLKKDAFEELKKLASASFNGTSNQKVEEAEPLKRPTQVTNAVKHRGFVSYEREGVHYRDPNVRMNDWKEVMEESEPGPLLKTQSARCMDCGTPFCHQENSGCPLGNKIPEFNELVYQNRWREALDRLLETNNFPEFTGRVCPAPCEGSCVLGIIENPVSIKSIECAIIDKAFEEGWMVPRPPLKRTGKRVAIVGSGPAGLAAADQLNRMGHTVTVYERADRIGGLMMYGVPNMKADKVDVVQRRVNLMAQEGVNFVVNASVGTDPLYSLDRLREENDSVVLAVGATKPRDLSVPGRELSGVHFAMEFLHANTKSLLDSNLQDGNYISAKGKKVVVIGGGDTGTDCIGTSIRHGCSSIVNLELLPAPPRTRAPGNPWPQWPLIFRVDYGHQEAATKFGKDPRSYEVLTKRFIGDENGVVKGLEIVRLQWEKDASGKLQRKEVEGSEEIIEADLVLLAMGFLGPEPTAAEKLGLEQDNRSNIKADYGRFSTNVDGVFAAGDCRRGQSLVVWAISEGRQAAAQVDKYLTREEKDLEVSPVIKEDLIKRHHDLNKRHQDSSKHTVMT, from the exons ATGTTAGCGAGTTCGGGTTCGATTTTCCATCTCCGAACCGGTTCTTCCTCTCCTCAGCTTTCGCTTAACAAGTCCTCGAACCAACCGAAACCGAAACTCAATGCCGCCCCGATAACCCGGTTCAGTGCTCGGTGctcggcggcggcggcggcgaagAAGTCGTCGTCGGTGAATGTATTAGACAAGAAGTTTTTGGGGACCCGATTGAGAGCTTCCGGGCCGGGGAGGCTCCATTTTTGGCAGTCGGATGGACCCGGCCAGTCGCCGAAGCTCCGGGTCGGAAAAGTCCGCTCCGCATTGTCTCTTGTGCCCGAAAAGCCCCTCGGGTTATACGACCCGTCGTTTGATAAGGACTCGTGCGGGGTCGGGTTCGTCGCGGAGTTATCCGGCGAAAGTAGCCGCAAAAcg GTAACTGATGCTTTGGAAATGTTGGTACGTATGGCACATAGAGGAGCTTGTGGCTGTGAAGCCAATACCGGTGATGGGGCTGGGATTCTTGTCGCTCTTCCTCACCAATTCTACAAGGAG GCTGCTAAGGATCTTGGGTTTGAGCTTCCATCACCAGGTGAATATGCTGTTGGCATGTTCTTTTTGCCCTCGTCTGATACTCGAAGGGATGAAAGCAAAAATGTATTTACAAAG GTTGCGGAGTCTCTTGGGCATACTGTTCTTGGGTGGCGACGTGTGCCAACAGATAACACAGATCTGGGCCAGTCTGCCTTGCAAACAGAACCTGTGGTTGAGCAAGTGTTCCTTACCCCAGCTCCTGAGTCACAAGTTGATTTGGAGCAGCAG ATGTACATACTGAGAAGGGTTTCAATGATTGCTTTAAGAGCTGCTTTAAACCTTGAATATGGGGGTGCCAAGGACTTCTATATCTGTTCACTTTCCTCAAG GACTGTTGTTTACAAAGGTCAGTTAAAGCCAATTCAGTTGAAGGATTATTATTACGCAGATATTGGCAATGAAAGGTTTACGAGCTACATGGCCCTG ATCCACTCTCGATTCTCAACAAATACATTTCCTAGCTGGGATCGTGCTCAACCTATGCGTGTCTTGGGCCACAATGGAGAAATTAACACTCTTAGAGGCAATGTAAACTG GATGAAGGCCCGTGAGGGTCTATTAAAGTGTAAGGAGCTTGGTCTCTCAACTAATGAGTTAAAGATGCTTCTACCAATTGTTGATGCCAGTTCATCTGATTCAG GAGCTTTTGATGGCGTCCTTGAGTTTCTGGTTCGAGCTGGTAGAAGTCTTCCTGAAGCAATTATGATGATGATTCCTGAAGCATGGCAAAATGACAAGAATATGGACTCTGATCGAAAGGCACTGTATGAATATTTCTCAGCTCTGATGGAGCCATGGGATGGCCCAGCTCTTATATCAT TTACTGATGGCCGCTATCTGGGAGCAACTTTGGACCGCAACGGGCTGCGACCTGGGCGTTTCTACGTCACCCACAGTGGACGAGTTATCATGGCCAGTGAAGTTGGTGTAGTAGACATTCCACCTGAAGATGTGAGTAGGAAAGGCAGGCTAAACCCTGGCATGATGCTTTTAGTGGATTTTGAGAAGCatattgttgttgatgatgacgCCTTGAAGCAGCAATACTCACTGGCAAGGCCTTATGGCGAGTGGCTTAAAAGGCAAAAAATTGAACTCAAGGATATAGTTGACTCTGTTCATGAATCTGAAAGGGCCCTTCCTCTTATTGCGGGAGTGATTCCT GCGTCTAGCAATGATGGCAACATGGAAAACATGGGCATTCATGGTTTACTGGCTCCATTGAAAGCTTTTGG TTACACTGTTGAAGCTTTGGAAATGTTGTTGCTACCCATGGCAAAAGATGGTGTAGAAGCCCTTGGTTCTATGGGAAATGATACTCCCTTGGCTGTAATGTCTAACAGAGAAAAGCTCACTTTTGAGTACTTCAAGCAAATGTTTGCCCAAGTAACAAATCCTCCAATTGATCCTATTCGGGAGAAGATAGTCACCTCCATGGAATGCATGGTTGGTCCAGAAGGTGACCTGACGGAGACCACTGAAGAACAATGTCATCGTCTTTCTTTAAAAGGTCCTCTTTTATCTATCGAAGAAACAGAAGCAATCAAAAAGATGAATTATAGAGGTTGGCAAAGCAAAGTTCTAGACATAACTTATTCTAAGGACCGAGGTAGCAAGGGACTGGAGGAGACACTGGATAGGATATGTGCTGAAGCACATGATGCAATTAAGGAGGGTTATACATTACTTGTGCTTTCTGACAGAG CTTTCTCACCTAAGCGTGTTGCTGTAAGCTCCCTCTTGGCTGTTGGTGCTGTACATCAACATCTAGTTAAAAAGCTTGAGCGAACTCAAGTTGGGTTGATAGTTGAAACTGCTGAGCCACGTGAAGTACACCATTTCTGTACACTGGTTGGATTTGGTGCAGATGGTATATGCCCATACTTGGCTATAGAAGCTGTTTGGAGATTGCAGGTTGATGGAAAGATCCCACCGAAAGCAAGTGGTGAGTTTCACTCCAAGGAAGAACTGGTAAAGAGGTACTTCAAAGCAAGCAACTATGGAATGATGAAGGTTCTTGCCAAGATGGGGATATCAACTTTGGCATCTTATAAGGGTGCTCAGATTTTTGAAGCTCTGGGTCTTTCATCAGAAGTGATCGAGAGGTGCTTTGCAGGAACCCCAAGTAGAGTTGAGGGTGCAACATTTGAGATGCTTGCACGTGATGCGCTTCATCTGCATGAGTTGGCGTTTCCTTCTCGAGCTTTCCCTCCTGGAAGTGCGGAAGCTGTTGCACTGCCAAACCCAGGGAATTATCATTGGAGGAAAGGTGGTGAACTTCACTTGAATGATCCCCTTGCCATAGCAAAGCTGCAAGAGGCTGCCCGAACTAACAGTGTAGCTGCCTACAAAGAATATTCCAAGCTTATTCATGAGTTGAATAAAGGCTGCAATTTGCGGGGGCTCTTGAAATTTAAAGAGGCAAAGGAAAAAGTTCCTTTGGATGAAGTGGAACCTGCCAGCGAAATTGTCAAACGGTTCTGTACTGGGGCCATGAGTTATGGATCAATATCATTGGAGGCACACACAACATTGGCTATTGCTATGAATAAGATTGGAGGAAAGTCGAATACAG GTGAGGGAGGTGAGCAGCCATCTCGCATGGAGCCTCTTGCAGATGGCTCAAGGAACCCAAAAAGGAGTGCAATTAAGCAGGTTGCAAGTGGGAGATTTGGAGTTTCGAGTTATTACCTTACTAATGCTGATGAATTACAGATAAAAATGGCTCAG GGGGCCAAGCCTGGTGAAGGAGGTGAGCTTCCTGGACACAAAGTTGTAGGAGAAATTGCGGTCACCAGAAATTCTACTGCTGGGGTGGGACTTATAAGTCCTCCTCCACATCATGATATTTATTCAATTGAAGATCTTGCCCAATTAATTCATGATCTTAAG AACTCCAACCCCGCGGCTCGAATTAGTGTGAAGTTGGTATCTGAAGTTGGCGTGGGAGTAGTTGCTAGTGGAGTGGTGAAGGGGCATGCTGACCACGTTCTGATCTCAGGTCATGATGGAGGAACAGGGGCCTCTAGATGGACTGGAATCAAGAATGCTGGGCTCCCATGGGAACTTGGTTTGGCCGAAACTCACCAGACATTGGTTGCTAATGACCTTCGTGGTCGAACAGTTCTCCAGACAGATGGCCAACTTAAAACTGGAAGAGATGTGGCCATAGCTGCACTTCTTGGTGCTGAAGAATTTGGCTTCAGCACAGCACCTCTCATTACTCTTGGCTGCATCATGATGCGGAAGTGCCACAAGAATACCTGCCCTGTGGGCATTGCTACCCAAGATCCAGTACTTCGAGAGAAGTTTGCTGGAGAACCGGAACATGTTATTAACTTTTTCTTCATGGTAGCAGAGGAAATGAGGGAAATTATGTCACAACTTGGACTTCGAACTGTAAGAGAGATGGTTGGCCGTTCAGATATGCTTGAAGTGGATAAACAAGTGACTAAGAACAATGAGAAGCTGGACAATATTGATCTCTCTTTAGTACTTAGACCTGCTGCTGAACTTCGACCTGAAGCTGCACAGTACTGTGTCCAGAAACAGGATCATGGCTTGGATATGGCACTGGACCAAGAACTTATTTCACTGTCTACAGCTGCATTAGAAAAGAGTCTTCCTGTGTACATTGAAACACCAATCTACAATGTGAACCGTGCTGTTGGAACAATGCTTAGTCACGAAGTGACTAAACGCTATCAAATGGCAGGGCTTCCTGCAGATACCATCCATATCAAATTCACTGGAAGTGCAGGTCAGAGCCTTGGAGCATTCCTCTGCCCTGGAATAACACTGGAGCTTGAAGGTGACAGCAATGACTATGTCGGTAAAGGGTTATCTGGTGGCAAGATTGTAGTTTATCCTCCAAGGGAAAGCAAGTTTGATCCAAAAGAAAACATTGTAATAGGTAATGTGGCTCTCTATGGGGCAACAAGTGGGGAGGCATATTTCAATGGGATGGCAGCAGAAAGATTTTGTGTTCGTAATTCGGGGGCTAAGGCCGTTGTTGAAGGAGTTGGTGATCATGGATGTGAGTACATGACTGGTGGGAATGTTGTTGTACTTGGAAAAACTGGCAGAAATTTTGCTGCAGGTATGAGCGGTGGTATTGCATATGTTCTTGATGTGGATGGAAAATTCCAATCTCGATGCAATACTGAGCTTGTAGATCTTGATAAAGTTGAACAAGAAGAGGATATAATGACTCTTAGAATGATGATACAGCAACATCAGCGTCACACAAACAGCCAGCTTGCCAAAGAAATACTTGTTAACTTTGAGAATCTTCTGCCTAAATTCATTAAAGTTTTCCCTAGGGAGTATAAACGGGTTCTTGCAAACATGAAAGCAGAGGAAGCCTCCAAGGAAGCTGTTGAACATGCTTCTGAAGAAGCTGATGAACAAGATGAGGGAGAATTATTGAAAAAAGATGCTTTTGAAGAGCTTAAGAAGTTAGCATCTGCATCTTTTAATGGAACATCCAATCAG AAGGTAGAAGAGGCTGAACCATTGAAGAGGCCTACTCAGGTTACCAATGCAGTCAAACATCGAGGGTTTGTATCATATGAGCGTGAGGGTGTTCATTATAGGGATCCTAATGTTCGGATGAATGACTGGAAGGAGGTTATGGAGGAATCAGAACCTGGCCCACTTTTAAAGACTCAGTCAGCCCGCTGCATGGACTGCGGTACTCCTTTCTGCCATCAG GAGAATTCTGGATGTCCTCTTGGAAACAAAATACCtgaatttaatgagttagtGTACCAAAATAGGTGGCGTGAGGCATTAGATCGTCTCCTTGAGACAAATAACTTCCCAGAGTTTACTGGCCGAGTGTGCCCTGCACCTTGTGAAGGTTCTTGTGTCCTGGGCATTATTGAGAATCCTGTATCTATCAAGAGCATTGAATGTGCCATTATAGACAAGGCCTTTGAGGAGGGATGGATGGTACCACGGCCTCCCCTGAAGAGAACTGG AAAAAGAGTTGCAATTGTTGGAAGTGGACCAGCTGGCTTGGCTGCTGCTGATCAGCTAAACAGAATGGGACATACGGTGACTGTGTATGAGCGTGCTGACAGAATTGGAGGACTTATGATGTATGGTGTTCCAAACATGAAGGCTGACAAAGTGGATGTAGTTCAACGGCGGGTGAACCTTATGGCTCAAGAAGGTGTCAATTTTGTGGTTAATGCTAGTGTTGGAACTGATCCCTTGTATTCTCTTGATCGGCTCCGAGAGGAGAATGATTCTGTTGTTTTGGCAGTAGGAGCCACAAAACCAAG GGACCTTTCTGTACCAGGACGGGAGCTATCAGGAGTCCATTTTGCTATGGAGTTTCTTCATGCAAATACTAAAAGCTTGCTTGATAGCAACCTCCAGGATGGTAACTACATCTCTGCAAAGGGAAAGAAAGTAGTGGTCATTGGTGGAGGTGACACTGGCACGGATTGCATAGGGACATCTATCCGGCATGGATGTAGTAGCATTGTAAATCTAGAGCTTCTCCCTGCGCCACCACGAACTAGGGCCCCAGGCAACCCTTGGCCACAG TGGCCTCTTATATTCCGGGTGGACTATGGGCATCAGGAAGCTGCAACCAAGTTTGGAAAAGACCCAAGATCTTATGAGGTATTGACCAAGCGATTTATTGGAGATGAGAATGGGGTTGTCAAAGGGCTTGAAATTGTACGTCTCCAATGGGAGAAGGATGCTAGTGGGAAGTTGCAGCGCAAGGAAGTTGAGGGCTCTGAGGAGATCATCGAGGCTGACCTTGTTCTACTAGCCATGGGATTTCTTGGCCCTGAGCCG ACAGCAGCAGAGAAGTTGGGTTTGGAGCAAGACAATCGATCAAACATCAAGGCAGACTATGGCCGTTTCTCAACCAATGTAGATGGGGTCTTTGCTGCAGGTGATTGTCGGCGTGGCCAGTCTTTGGTAGTATGGGCAATCTCTGAAGGCCGGCAAGCTGCTGCACAGGTTGATAAATATCTTACAAGGGAGGAAAAGGACCTTGAAGTTAGCCCTGTTATCAAGGAAGACCTTATCAAGAGGCACCATGACCTTAACAAGAGGCACCAAGATAGCAGCAAACACACTGTAATGACATAG